In Phyllopteryx taeniolatus isolate TA_2022b chromosome 1, UOR_Ptae_1.2, whole genome shotgun sequence, the following proteins share a genomic window:
- the LOC133486266 gene encoding neuropeptides B/W receptor type 2-like — translation MKNVSSIIAPLLCDDSVDFYTLSSGNLTNLSCTPPSEFYFYADLYVILPIIYSVICAVGLTGNTAVIYVILKAPKMKTVTNMFILNLAIADDLFTLVLPINIGEHLLHYWPFGEVLCKIILSIDHYNIFSSIYFLTVMSVDRYLVVLATVRSKRMPYRTYRAAKIISLCVWLLVILIVMPFSIFASVYIEPNDGRKSCVLSFPAPESLWFKASRIYTLMLGFAIPVSTICILYTLMLYKLRNMHLNSNAKALDKAKKKVTIMVFIVLAVCLFCWTPFHLSTIVALTTDLRTTPLLIGISYFITSLSYANSCLNPFLYAFLDDSFRKAFKKMLECRPA, via the coding sequence ATGAAGAACGTGTCTAGCATCATCGCACCGCTGCTGTGTGACGATTCAGTTGACTTCTACACTCTCTCCTCAGGTAACCTGACCAACCTGAGCTGCACCCCTCCGTCTGAGTTCTACTTCTATGCTGACCTCTATGTCATCTTGCCCATCATCTACTCGGTCATCTGCGCTGTGGGCCTGACTGGCAACACTGCCGTCATCTACGTTATTCTCAAAGCGCCAAAGATGAAAACAGTCACCAACATGTTCATCCTCAATCTGGCCATCGCCGATGACTTGTTCACGTTGGTGCTCCCCATCAACATTGGTGAGCACCTCCTGCACTACTGGCCCTTTGGAGAGGTTTTGTGCAAAATCATCCTCAGCATCGACCACTATAACATCTTCTCCAGCATCTACTTCCTGACTGTGATGAGCGTGGACCGCTACCTGGTGGTCCTTGCCACAGTGAGGTCCAAGCGCATGCCTTACCGCACCTACCGGGCCGCCAAAATCATCTCTTTGTGCGTGTGGCTTTTAGTCATCCTCATTGTGATGCCATTCAGCATTTTTGCCAGTGTCTACATCGAACCCAACGACGGCAGGAAGAGCTGCGTGCTCAGCTTCCCTGCACCGGAGAGCTTGTGGTTCAAAGCCAGTCGGATCTACACCCTCATGCTGGGCTTTGCCATTCCAGTCTCCACCATTTGCATCTTGTACACCCTGATGCTCTACAAGCTGAGGAACATGCACCTCAACAGCAATGCCAAAGCGCTGGACAAAGCCAAGAAAAAGGTCACCATCATGGTCTTCATCGTCTTGGCTGTATGCTTGTTCTGCTGGACGCCATTCCACCTCAGTACCATTGTGGCCCTGACTACCGACCTGAGGACCACACCCTTGCTCATTGGAATCTCCTACTTCATCACCAGTCTCAGCTACGCCAACTCCTGCCTCAACCCATTTCTCTACGCATTCCTCGACGACAGTTTCAGGAAGGCCTTCAAGAAGATGCTGGAATGTAGGCCTGCCTGA